The Acomys russatus chromosome 27, mAcoRus1.1, whole genome shotgun sequence genome includes the window TGAGCCTCCCGATGTATTCCTAACGACTTTGGAAAACAGAACGATTTTAAACATACCTCACATCCACAAGGCCCATTCCCAGCGTGAGCACCCATACACCTCCGGAAGCTGGCGAGAGAGTTCAAATCATATTGCCTGGCCGCACATGCCTCATGTTCACGTGATTTATAACGAGGGTGAGATGTGACATGCCTATCCGAGGATGCGTGACACATGGAAACCTTTCTGCACACAGTGGCGTCACGTGGTATTAGTCCAGGAGGGACTGTCACGCTTGGGTGGAGATGTGCTATCCACGCCATGGTTTCTTCATTCTGACCATTGTCTGTACTCCTGCAGGGGGTCCCTAACACAGAACTGAGAAAGGACAAGCACGTTAGCAACAGATGCTTTACTGCTAACTGCGTATTAGACTGATGTCATACACTGCTCCCGAAATCAGCTAAAGTGTGTGCTTTCTGACACCTCTGAACAGTGTAAAACTAAGCGGATTGATGGCTCTATAGTGTGGCTCCCACAGAGCGATAATCAGAACAGTGGTGTTCACTGATGCAAGTTCCAAGGAACATTTGCAAGGGAAGGCCCCCTGCAACCCTGCAAACGCTGATTGGTGCCCTTACATTTCAgcacagattttgttttgtttttttcttttttcttttttttttttttttttttttttttttttttaatggttttttgagacagggtttctctgtgtagccttggctgtcctggactcactttgtagaccaggctggcctcgaactcacagcgatccacctgcctctgcctcccgagtgctgggattaaaggcgtgcgccaccacgcccggcttgttttgttttttcgagacagggtttctctgtgtagccttggttgtcctagactcactttatagaccaggttggccttgaactcacagtgatcctcctgcctctgcctcccaagtgctgggattaaaggtgtgtgccaccacgcccagctccagtaCAGATATTTTTAGAGCCATAATTTAGGTacaatttttaataaagatttacttacttattattatacagtgctctgcctgtgtgtacacctgcaggttagaagggggcatcagatcacattatagatggctgtgagccaccgtgtagttgctgggagttgaactcaggacctccggaaaagcaggcagtgctcttaacctctgagccatctatctctccagccccaggtatAATTTTTGTAATGATGAAATAACTTAAAGCTTTTTGTTTTCGTTTCCTTAAATATCCATGGGACATTAAGATTCCTTTAAGTACCTTTGCTTCAACTTTTGATACAAATTACCTCGGATTTCTCCCAGGATTTTTATAATGGTCTTCAAcattctcctcttcccttctgttttctACAAGGCAGACCCAGAAAATTAAGGGTAAGTTATTAGAgatcactgaaggaaaaaaaagaaaaaaagccagtttCTAACCTCACTGTCTATAGAAAACATGTCTGGTTTATTCACCACATTCTTCCTTTCAGTAGCCTAAATCCTCAATGAGCACTGGTACCAAGAGACACTTGCTCCCTAATTTATGAAGAGATGGTAGGATGATATCCGTACCTACGGCAGCGAGGTTCCTGCAGGTCTCCTGCATCACGTCTCTGTACAGACTCCTCTGGGAAGGGTCCAGCAGAGCCCACTCCTCCTGGGTGAAGTGCACGGCCACGTCCTCAAAGCTCACCGAGGCCTAAACATGGCACATACTTGATTGACAACAGGTTCACTCGGCTCTGTGGGATCCATACATCTCTCCCATGACAGGGAAGGCATCACACAAGCACTGAGGGATTGGAGAACAGCACTGTAGCAGCGCTGCTCTCACTGCGGGGCTCAGCACAGGATGCAGGACTCTCTGCCCTGTCCTCTCTACAGCGCCTGTCTACTTCCTGTCTTAGAGGCCTCCCCCTGGTGTCTAGAATAGGTTTAACACTAGCATGCCAGAGCCTGCTTGTCCTTAGAAATTCCTCCTACATTTAAATTTTGATGGCATGAGGAAATTAGTATTTTCATAAGAGTTTGCGTGAATATAACGGATAAATCACTCAACATAAATGATTTGTGCAGATACTATGGAACTTTCTAGACTTCCATTGTCCTTCAGAAAGAAAATTGTTGGTAATGAGTCTAATGAGCTTCTCTAGCGGACACGTCACAGGTGCTATCACGACAGTTAAAATGGGTGAGTATGTGAGACTGGctgtggcagcgcacgcctttaatcctagcactcaggaggcagaggtagacagagctctgtgaagtcatggccagcctggtctacataatgagttccaggacagccaaggctacacagaaaaaatgctacctaaaaaaaataaaataataataataataataataataataataataataataataatttttaaatgatgaaatcaTTTCTAGGCTGCTAGGTAGCCATTCTCTCCAACGTGAGGCATTCCTTTCTGATGGTGGATGAAGCTCGGGAGAGTTGGGAAATGTCACTGCTTTGGGGAAGTAGGAACCTACAAGGCTGATGGGGCCACTCCCCAAATTTATAGATGTGGCAAACAGGGCTGCCAGAAGGAGAGCTGCCCAGCTGTCCTGCAGAGTGCTCTGGGGAGGCGGCTTTCTTGGGTCACCACCTGTGTGGGGATGGGCTTTTCCATGACCCTGCTGACCTTTACTCATCCCCACTCCTCTAGGTAATCCCCCTGCCATAAGACAGTggtggagctgggcgtggtggcgcacacctttaatcccagcactcaggaggcagaggcaggcagatcactgtgagttcgaggccagcctggtctacaaagtgagtccaggacagcaagggctacacagagcgaccctgtctcaaacaaaacaaaacactggtgGAATTGGTACTTTGGTCCGTCCTTGGTTCCCTATCTGGGGATGAACAGAGTTTGTGTCATGTCCCTGCGGTCTCACACAACACGCTTGGCGACAGCACAGGGGATTGATGGAGATGGTGGGTGTGGGAGCGCTGGCCTCACGGTCTCGGTGACGGGTGACAAGGCCTGTGGCTGAGGCTGTCCAGgctagggaggtggggaagggagctCTGATACGCTGTCCCCCTACACCCCGCCCCCATGTGTTTAGAGGAttgctatctgccctgccccaggttaactaaggctattttaaaatataacaagtgtctgtgtcttgattgatcactagctgggcctatagataatacagataatttttaaagcacaatagccaggactacacagagcagTGGTTTCAACCTTACTAGTGTTGCCACCCTGACATAGTTCCTCAGCCTggcagcggtggtgcacgccctttaatcccagcactcgggaggcagaggcaggcagatctctgagttccaggtcagcctggtctacaaagccagtctaggacaaccaaggctatatcatagagaaaccctgtctccaaaaaccaaacaaacaaaaaacatagttcctcatgttgtggtgagcctcaaccataaaattattttcattgctactttgtaactataaTGTTGTTTCTAAGTGGTGTCTCAGTTCACCAACAGAAATACAAGTTTCCCATGGCCTCAACCTGAGTAtcaaaaaaaaccctgtttttCAAATAAGTCAAAAAAATTTgagggggcagtggtggcgcaggcctttaatcccagccgtcgggaggcagaggcaggcggattgctgtgagttcaaggctagcctggtctacaaagctagtccaggatagttaaggctacacagagaaatcctgtctcgaaaaaaaaattgagatattCAATATTGCAATGGTCCTGATAAAAAGCACAttaaggtgctggagagatagcttagaggttaagaacaccgtctgctctttcaaaggtcccaagttcaatttccaggaactacatggtggctcacaaccacctgtaatgagatctggtgctttcttatggtgggcaggcacacatgtgggcagaatactgtataaataataaataaatcttaagtttaaaaaaaaaaaaaaaaaagcacattaagATGTTGCTTCCCTCAATTTAAACTATAAATTCCAAACACAATCCCAGCAAGAATCCTAACATCTTGTGTAACAGCAGAAAGTTGCCCTAAAGTTTATATgtaagggggggaaaaaaaaatcaatattcaaCACAATTCTAAATAAATAGCACACAAAATAACACTAActtagccaggcgtgatggcacacgcctttaatcccagcacttgggaggcagaggctggtggatcgctgtgagttcgaggccagcctggtctacaaagccgagtcgagggcagccaaggccccacagagaaaccttgtctcaaaaaaaaaaaaaaacaaaaaacaaaaaacaaaaaaacaaaaacccacactttatctttacaaaaattttaataaccATAATAGTGTACGAATATTTGTAAGCAAATCTATCTACAAAACGTtacaaaaagaccaaaaccaaacctaCAATACggtcagttgttttttttttttaaagagcaaatgaAACAATGAGTACGGTCTTCACAAATATCCAACAACCTAGGCATgcgtaaacaaaaaaaaaattatagagttTACAACTTCCACAGAATCAACTCAAAGAGGACTCTCCACCAAAATGCGAAGACAGCTCAGGGAGCCTACGGGACCTTTGGGGTTAGCAACCTGCTTCCCAGTACAACAAAACCGCTTTGTGGCCGTGACGTCAGCGGCACGGGGGGCGGGGCCTGCCCTGCGGCGCCCAGCGCTCTGCGCAGACGCGGCCGAGGGGCGGAGCTGCGCGGCGGCAGCCCAGGCAGGTCGCCGCCAACCGCAGCGGGTCGGCTCCGCAGACGAGGAGAGCCATCATAGCTGCCGCTTCCCGCCTTCTGCGGACAGCGGCCCCGCGCTCACCATGTCGCGGCTCCCGAGCTCGCCCGCGCTCCTCACAGGCTCGGCAGCGGCGGCCGCAGCGCAGCGCAGCACACGCGCCTGGAGGCCTCCCTCAGCCGCGGAGCTCTAGCCACAGCATGGCGGCCGGAGGGAGCCCGCCTCCCGCCGCCCTAGGGCGCTTTTGATTGAGCAGTGAGAGGGGAAGCCCTGATTGGCTAAGGCCGCCCAGCGACTCCTGAGTGACAGCAGGAGCTGAAGTGATGGACTGGCACAGTCCCCTGCCTTTTGCTCCAGCCCAAACTTGGCTCTGTTCAGGGGAGATTTACATTTAAGCAGAAATTGATTTTGCCCTTGGAGAGCTGGGCCTTGCTGTCGCGATGAACTCAGCAGGCACTGCCTAGTCTAACCGGCCACCAgactgttcttgtttttttgtttttgttttctcgagacagccttggctgtcctggactccctttgcagaccaggctctcgaattcacagcgatctgcctccctctgcctcccgagtgctgggattaaaggcggttCTTGTAAACCATCCAGGTACCAACACAGTGTCCAATATAATGTCTCCTCCACCCCCCGCCGTGCCTCAGACCTAGGAAGACAGCCAGCCCATCCCTGGTTCCAATTGGTCCTGGAGGTAGCTGCAGAGAtgtgattctagcttgtgtcaagttgacataaaaatagccagtaccctgggcgtgatggcgcacgcctttaatcccagcactcaggaggcagaggcaggcggatctctgagtttgaggccagcctggtctacaaagagagtccaggacagccaaggctacacagagaaaccctgtctctgaaaaccaaaacaaaacaaaaagccagtacACATCTACATACCCATTgcaaacacacacgtgcacataattAAAGATAGGAGCTagagcccaggtgtggtggtgcacacctttaatcccagcactccggcagaggcaggtggatcgctgtgagtttgaggccagcctggtcgctagtctaggacagccaatgccacacagagaaactctgtctcaaaaaacaaaaacaaacaaaaaaacccaagaacaaaaaaaaggagctagagagatacctcagtggttaagagcacttgctacctGACAaggctacttttctattgctatgacattaataatgatcaaggcaacttatacgAGTTTAACCGGGTTTACGGTTTGAAACTGTAAAAATTCATGTTGGTTGAGTGAAAGAAGGCTTGGCCACAGGCAGCTGGAGCCGCAGCTGAGAACTCACAActatgagagctggtgccctcttctgtcacatACAAATAGTGTTCAtgtagataaatgaataaatctttttaaaaaatcaatttagtccaacttcaaaagtccccatggACTTTCACAGTCTCAACCCTATTTAAAGGTCCAAATCTCTTAAGACTCGAGGCAatctcatgtaaaaaaaaaaaaaaagcaaattacatgcttccaacatacaatggtgTTCCTTTGGCATCTCCGGTTGCCCTCCCTCCCAGTAAATCCCACTCCTTCCTCCAACCCTGCTCCCTTGAAGGAAAGCCTCCACGTGGCCCGCATTCCTGAGGACTGCCCCAACCAGCAGCTACCAGCTCTCCAagcccagcaggtggcagacTAGTCATCTTTCCGAGTCATCTTCCTTCACTGGCAAACCTTAAAAACCCCTGCCCACCATAGTTGAGGTGTGACTTCTGGCCTCGTCCCCTGAGGCTGCTGAACTCACCGAGAGCCTCAGTTCCCAAATAAAAACTGCCCTTTTTAATACTTTTCATTTGGCTTCGACTGGCTTGTTTGGTCAGCACAGATAACCCGTCATCTAGCACAGAATATAAATTATCTGAAAATAGAGGAAAGGGGGGCACCGTgaggaaatgctggaccaaagcaagaaccGAGCGAGAGCCGCGGAGCAAGCCCAGGCTCTTCCGCTCTGTGTGCAGTGTCAGCGAACGTAGGTGGCGCCATCTTTCCTGTGTGGCTGCTGGCAGCGTAGTTTCTTCTCCTGGGCTGGGTCCTCTCCCTATCTTCATCTCTCCTCAGCACAGGTctcatggctctggcatctccc containing:
- the LOC127210150 gene encoding zinc finger protein 709-like; translation: MPRLLDICEDPWTASATGLVTRHRDREASAPTPTISINPLCCRQACCASVSFEDVAVHFTQEEWALLDPSQRSLYRDVMQETCRNLAAVENRREEENVEDHYKNPGRNPSSVLGTPCRSTDNGQNEETMAWIAHLHPSVTVPPGLIPRDATVCRKVSMCHASSDRHVTSHPRYKSREHEACAARQYDLNSLASFRRCMGAHAGNGPCGCEVCLKSFCFPKSLGIHREAHGGKPPHQHKECGKASVYTTGGTHAMGNFHQCNVCGKALSSSSSLQRHEIIHTERLYECTYCGKAFRYPKYLRLHERIHTGEKPYECKQCGKTFRFPGALPLHEKIHTGEKPYECKQCGKAFRFPGSLPLHEKIHTGEKPYECKQCGKAFRRHYHLQLHEKIHTGEKPYGCKQCGKAFRRHSHLQRHERTHAAETLHV